A window of Diospyros lotus cultivar Yz01 chromosome 14, ASM1463336v1, whole genome shotgun sequence contains these coding sequences:
- the LOC127790239 gene encoding RING-H2 finger protein ATL60-like: protein MGDSPDWNGKLNDSPAVALTGKLMVGAILALFMVVVFVLCLHLYARYLWQRRRGGRQPAAPTVPRRRESGATAGLDPSVLKSLPVVIFDPKDFKDGLECSVCLSEVAGGEKARLLPKCKHGFHVDCIDMWFHSHSTCPICRQPVSPQSPDVTLEAMLGIPRSDNSDFPTNVLIWGNHSQVNTLESGSEQAPTSASSSSCSSSSSEPQNGALVIDIPSQIAEDEETKSPVVRRLRSLKRLLSRNTRVNQCSSAGGDEEQMDPGRP from the coding sequence ATGGGAGACTCGCCGGACTGGAACGGGAAACTTAACGACTCGCCGGCAGTTGCTTTAACCGGAAAGCTCATGGTCGGCGCCATACTAGCCCTCTTCATGGTGGTGGTCTTCGTTCTGTGCCTCCACCTCTACGCCAGATATCTCTGGCAACGCCGGCGAGGAGGCCGCCAGCCAGCCGCCCCTACCGTCCCCCGACGCCGCGAGTCAGGCGCCACCGCCGGCCTGGACCCGTCGGTGCTCAAGTCTCTACCCGTCGTGATATTCGACCCCAAAGACTTCAAAGATGGGCTGGAATGCTCCGTCTGTCTCTCGGAGGTCGCCGGGGGCGAGAAAGCCCGGCTGCTTCCCAAATGCAAACATGGGTTTCATGTGGATTGCATTGACATGTGGTTCCACTCTCATTCCACTTGCCCGATTTGCCGCCAACCAGTTTCCCCCCAGTCGCCAGACGTGACACTGGAGGCCATGCTCGGTATACCCAGATCGGATAATTCGGATTTTCCGACTAATGTGTTGATTTGGGGGAACCATTCTCAGGTTAACACTCTGGAATCCGGTTCCGAACAAGCTCCGACGTCTGCATCATCTTcatcttgttcttcttcatcttctgaACCACAAAATGGGGCGTTGGTGATTGATATACCAAGCCAGATTGCCGAAGATGAAGAAACGAAATCTCCGGTGGTTAGGCGGCTAAGATCGTTGAAAAGGCTTTTGAGCCGGAACACACGAGTCAATCAATGCAGTTCCGCCGGAGGCGATGAGGAACAGATGGATCCCGGCCGGCCTTAG